Sequence from the Burkholderia cepacia genome:
TTCCGATAGAAGAGATAGTCGACGTTCATGGGGCACAATCGCGGGCAAAGCAACAAATTAGCGCGATCTGCCGCGAATTTAAATCAGATATGAACGAAATGTCGTCTCCGCGACACATTCGGGGACACATGGCCGGCGGCCGATCCGGTGCGACCGGCCGCCGCCGCTTGGGCTCGCGTCGGTTCGTCTAAGATGACGCTTTATCCGGACAACGCATTCCGAACTCATGGAGACGAACGTGACAGCCGTGCCACCCGCATCCCCGCAGTCCGCCCATCCCGTTTTCGTGCTCGTGCACGGCGCCTGGCACGGCGCGTGGTGCTACGCGCACGTTGCGGCCGCGCTGGCGGAGCGCGGCCACCTGTCGATCGCGCGCGACCTGCCCGCGCACGGCATCAACGCCCGCTTTCCGGCTTCCTACTTCACCCGCCCGCTCGACAAGGATGCGTTCGGCGCCGAGCCGTCGCCGGTCGCGAACACGACGCTCGACGATTACGCGACGCAGGTCATGCAGGCGGTCGACGACGCGTACGCGCTCGGCCACGGCAAGGTCGTGCTCGTCGGGCACAGCATGGGCGGCCTCGCGATCACGGCGGCGGCCGAACGCGCGCCCGAAAAAATCGCGAAGATCGTCTATCTCGCGGCCTTCATGCCCGCGTCGGGCGTGCCGGGCCTCGACTACGTGCGCGCGCCCGAGAACAAGGGTGAAATGCTCGGCCCGCTGATGCTGGCGAGCCCGCGCGTCGCCGGTGCGCTGCGCATCGACCCGCGCAGCGGTGACGCCGCGTATCGCGCGCTCGCGAAGCGCGCGCTGTACGACGACGTGCCGCAGGCCGACTTCGAGGCCGTCGCGAACCTGATGACCTGCGACGTGCCGGCCGCGCCGTTCGCGACCGCGATCCCGACGACGGCCGCGCGCTGGGGCGCAATCGACCGCCACTACATCAAGTGCCTGCAGGATCGCGTGATCCTGCCCGCGTTGCAGCAGCGCTTCATCGACGAAGCCGACGCGTTCGCGCCCGGCAACCCGACCCACGTGCACCAGCTCGACACCAGCCATTCGCCGTTCGTGTCGCAGCCGGCCGTCCTGGCCGGCGTGCTGGCCGACATCGCGAAAAGCTGAGCACGGCACGCGCGGGGCGCCTCCGCTCCGTGCCCAGCAGGGCGGTGCGGGTGCGCCTACGCGTAGGCCACCGAACGGTCGCGCCCGAGCCGCTTCGCGCGATAGAGCGCGGCGTCGGCCTCGTTGACGAGCACGTCGCAAGTGGGCGCACCCGGCTTTGCACACGCGCCGCCGACGCTCGCCGTCACCGGCACGCTGACGCCCTCGGCATCGACCGGCACGCTGCCGATCGCATCGCGCACCTTGTCGGCCACGCGCATCGCCTCGTCGAGATTCGTGCACGGCAGCAGCAGCGCGAATTCCTCGCCGCCGAAGCGGCCGAACGTATCCTGCGCACGCACGATCGACGCGACGCGACGCGCCGTCTCGCGCAGCACGGCGTCGCCGGCCGCATGCCCGAAACGGTCGTTGATCGTCTTGAAGTGGTCGAGGTCGAACAGCAGCACCGACATGTCGCCGCCGTAGCGCTGCCAGCGCGCGAATTCGTCGCCGAGCCGCGCCTCGAAGAAGCGCCGGTTCGCGATGCCGGTCAGGCCGTCCCGATTCGCGTGTTCGCGCAGCTTCGCGACCGCTTCCTCGCGCTCGCGCTGCATCACGCTCACGTGCGTGACGTCCGAGATCGTCACGCACACGGCTTCGACGTCGCGGCCGCGCGTGAGCGGCATGAACGTGCAGTCCTGCTGCATGTAGTCGACGCCGCCCGTAATCGGCCGGTCGTGCTCGAAGCGGAACAGGTAGGGCCGCTGCTCCCACGAGCTGAACGCGAAGCTGCCGAGCTGGAACACGCTCTCGAGCTTGCGCGACAGCCACGCGCGCGGCAGGTCGGGAAAACAGTCGAACAGGTTGCGGCCGATCACGTCGGCGGCCGGGATGCCGCTGTGGTCCTGCATGAAGCGATTCCACATCAGCACGGTCATCGCGCGGTCGAGCACGAACAGGCCGAAGCCCACCCGCTCGATCACGAGATCGCTCAGCGACGGCGTCGCGGCCGTCATAGCGCGGACAGCAACGCGTCGAGCGCGTCGCCCATCAGCCGGATCGAATCCTCGGCCATCAGCATCACGAAGTGCGCCCGGAACGCGTGGTCCTCGAGCCCGAAGTTCACCTCGAGCAGCAAGGCCACGCTCCATGCCAGCTCGGTCGGCTGGAAGACGTCGTCGAACGACACGTTCGCGCCGAGCAGCCCCGGCGGAAAGAACACGGGCTTGCGGCCGAGCTCGTCGAGGATCGAGGCGACGCAGGCGCCCATCAGCACGTTCGCGACGTCGAACACGACTTCGTCGGGTGTCGCCATCCCGCCGTACACGCCTTCGCCGAACGTGCGGTCGACGACCGACATGAGCCGCGCGATGCCCGCGGTACGGCACAACACGATCGCCTCGCCCTTGATGTCGGAACGGAAGCCCTGGCGCACGGCGGTCACGTTGTCGTAGATGCCCGTCATCTCGCGCAGCGCGTCGCCCGCGTCGGTCGCTTTCACGACCCGCACGCGCGGCACCGACAGTTCGATGAAGCGCCCGAGCAACAACGCGAGCCGTGCGGCGGCACGGCCCATTGCGAGGTTGGCGATCTCCTGCAACGCGTCGCGTTGCTCCGCCGTGAACACCGAGTCAGGCATACAACCCATACTCCTTGAGAATGGGCAGCAATGCCTCCGACGTCACGGGCTTGGCAACGAATGCGATCGCGCCCAATTCGCGCACGCGTGCTTGCGCCTGCGGCTGGATATCGGCGGATACCACGATCACGAACGTGTTCATATCTTCGTGGCGCAGTGTCTCCAGCACCTGATATCCGCTCATGTCGGGCATCGTCAGGTCCAGAAACATTACGGAAGCTTTGCCGTCACGATAGAGCGCCAAGGCCTCTCGACCATTCGCGGCATACGCGACATCGACGTCCCAGCCTCCCGGCAGCGCCTTTGTCAGAAGTTTGCGAGCGAGCAGCGAATCGTCGGCAATTACAATCGGCAAAGGCATGGGGCGAAGCGGTATACGGAATGGTCTCTCTCGCGTTAACGACCGCGCGCCGCGTTTCTTTAGGCGCCGTGTAAGCGAACGCGTGCAGCCGCCGGGCACCCCTGCGCCGGACGCCGCGGCAACTGTCGCCCGCGGCGGGCTGCGCGCTGGCATCAGCAGGCGCGTATCTATCTGTCATAGGGAAAGCAAGGCGCGATTCTCGGAGTAAACCGGAGGCGATGCAACTCGCCATTTTTGCTGATTCAGACAGAATCGATCCGATCGCGCCGCATTCCGAAAACAGCTACGACCATTTTTACGCCAAGGACGCAAAATTTTTCCTTGTGTACGTTTGCGCTGCCGGATTCGTCGCGTTTTCAATCTGACAATATCCCCCTGTCGGAAACGTCAGGACGGCGCGCGCCGCGTGGCGCGAGCTCCGGGCGCAACTCGTTTATGATGGCAGGCACCTCCGCCTCACCGCTTCCTCGATGACGTCCGACCGGCCCGCCGATTCCCACGCTCCCGCCTCCACGCCCGCCGACGACTGGCAGGACGACGGCAACTATGCGTCCGGTGCGCCCGAGCACGATTTCGCGGTGCGACGCGTGACGCTGATCGTGCTGCTCGTCGCGGCGATCGTGCTGCCCTGCATCTATGTCGTGGTAATGGCGTACAACGACCTGAAGACACGCGAGGCCGCCGCGAGCGACGTGACGATGCGCACCGTGCGGGTTGCCGAGGAGCACGCGCTCAAGGTGTTCGACCTGAGCGAGACGCTGGACGCGCGCATCGTCGATCTCGTGCAGGACATGGACGATGCGACCGTGCGCAACAGGGAGTCCGACATCCACGAAGCGCTGAACACGATCGGCGGCGGCTATCCGCAGGTGGCTGCCGTGTCGATCTTCGGCGCGAGCGGGATGCTGCTCGCGAACAGCCTCTACTATCCGGCGCCCTATGCGTCGATCGCGAACCGCGACGATTTCGCCGGCATTCGCGACGGCAAGGTGATCGAACACATCTCGCGCGTGATGCAGGGGCCGAGGCGGCTCGCGGACACGCCCGTGTTCAACACGGGCGTCGCGCGTCGCCATAGCGACGGTTCGTTCGCCGGGATGGTGTCGATCGCGCTGAAGTCGTCGTATTTCAACGCGTTCTACCGCGACCTGCTCGGCGGCGCCAGCACGCCGATGACGATGGCGCTCGCGCGCTCGGACGGCGCGGTGATCGCGTCGTATCCGCCGCCGCCCGCCGCGGCCGAAGCCTATCGCGCGCTGTCGTTCGGCGACGAGCACAGCGACCCGCGCGGCGGCGTCGTGCGCGTGCGCCACGATGCCGGCAGCGAGATCGTCGCGTATCGCCAGGTCGGCAGCTATCCCGTCTACGTGACGTGCGCGTATCGCACGTCGGCGATCTGGCATGAATGGTACGAACACCTGAGCGTGCTGTTCCTCTCGATGTTCGCGCCGTCGGTCGCGCTGTGGTCGGTGATCTGGCTGTCGCTCAAGCGGCTGAAGGCGGAAGAGGAGGCGTGGGACCGCTGGCAGGCCGAAGCGTCGATGCGGCGCTCGATCGAATCGGCGTACCGGCAGTCGCGCAAGATGCAGGCGCTCGGCAATCTCGTCGGCAGCGTCGCGCACGATTTCAACAACCTGCTGATGATCATCTCGAGCAACGTGCAGATCGTGCGGCGGCGCGAGGCCCAGCATCTCGACAAGGAACTCGGCGCGATCGAACGCGCGCTGAAGAACGGGCAGTCGCTCACGCGCCAGTTGCTCGGTGTCGCACGCAAGCAGCCGCTGCACAACGAGACGATCGACGTCGGGCAATGGGTCGGCACATGCCGCGAACTGCTGAAGACGTCGCTCGGTTCGAAATCGTCGCTGGTCGTCGCGATCGAGCCCGGCGTGTGGCCGATCCGCGTCGACGTCGCCGAGCTCGAACTCGCGGTGATCAACCTCGCGGTCAACGCGCGCGACGCGATGGCGGCCGGCGGCCGCTTCACGGTCGGCGCGCGCAACGTGACGCTGCGTCGCGAGGACGGCTTTCCGCTGACCGGCGACTTCGTGCAGATCTCGCTCGACGATACGGGTTCGGGGATGGCGCCCGACGTGCTCGCCCGCGCGTTCGAGCCGCTGTTCACGACGAAGGCGCAGGGGATGGGGACGGGGCTCGGCCTGCCGCAGGTATTCGCGTTCTGCGAACGCTCGGGTGGCCTCGCGACGATCGACAGCGCGGTCGGTGCGGGCACGTCGGTGCGCCTCTACCTGCCACGCGCGCGCGCCGAGGATGTCGTCGCACGGCCGCCGGCGGTCGCGCACGACGCGGGCACGGGCGCGCTCGCCGGCCTGCACGTCCTGCTCGTCGAGGACAACAGCGAAGTCGCGGCCGGCACCGAAGCGCTGCTGTCGCTGCTCGGGCACCGCGTGACCTACGCGCCCACCGCCGACGACGCGCTGAGTCTCGTCGAAGCAGCGCCGGCGGACGACGGCTTCGACCTCGTGATTTCGGATATC
This genomic interval carries:
- a CDS encoding alpha/beta fold hydrolase — encoded protein: METNVTAVPPASPQSAHPVFVLVHGAWHGAWCYAHVAAALAERGHLSIARDLPAHGINARFPASYFTRPLDKDAFGAEPSPVANTTLDDYATQVMQAVDDAYALGHGKVVLVGHSMGGLAITAAAERAPEKIAKIVYLAAFMPASGVPGLDYVRAPENKGEMLGPLMLASPRVAGALRIDPRSGDAAYRALAKRALYDDVPQADFEAVANLMTCDVPAAPFATAIPTTAARWGAIDRHYIKCLQDRVILPALQQRFIDEADAFAPGNPTHVHQLDTSHSPFVSQPAVLAGVLADIAKS
- a CDS encoding GGDEF domain-containing protein, whose translation is MTAATPSLSDLVIERVGFGLFVLDRAMTVLMWNRFMQDHSGIPAADVIGRNLFDCFPDLPRAWLSRKLESVFQLGSFAFSSWEQRPYLFRFEHDRPITGGVDYMQQDCTFMPLTRGRDVEAVCVTISDVTHVSVMQREREEAVAKLREHANRDGLTGIANRRFFEARLGDEFARWQRYGGDMSVLLFDLDHFKTINDRFGHAAGDAVLRETARRVASIVRAQDTFGRFGGEEFALLLPCTNLDEAMRVADKVRDAIGSVPVDAEGVSVPVTASVGGACAKPGAPTCDVLVNEADAALYRAKRLGRDRSVAYA
- a CDS encoding chemotaxis protein CheC codes for the protein MPDSVFTAEQRDALQEIANLAMGRAAARLALLLGRFIELSVPRVRVVKATDAGDALREMTGIYDNVTAVRQGFRSDIKGEAIVLCRTAGIARLMSVVDRTFGEGVYGGMATPDEVVFDVANVLMGACVASILDELGRKPVFFPPGLLGANVSFDDVFQPTELAWSVALLLEVNFGLEDHAFRAHFVMLMAEDSIRLMGDALDALLSAL
- a CDS encoding response regulator — translated: MPLPIVIADDSLLARKLLTKALPGGWDVDVAYAANGREALALYRDGKASVMFLDLTMPDMSGYQVLETLRHEDMNTFVIVVSADIQPQAQARVRELGAIAFVAKPVTSEALLPILKEYGLYA
- a CDS encoding hybrid sensor histidine kinase/response regulator, producing the protein MTSDRPADSHAPASTPADDWQDDGNYASGAPEHDFAVRRVTLIVLLVAAIVLPCIYVVVMAYNDLKTREAAASDVTMRTVRVAEEHALKVFDLSETLDARIVDLVQDMDDATVRNRESDIHEALNTIGGGYPQVAAVSIFGASGMLLANSLYYPAPYASIANRDDFAGIRDGKVIEHISRVMQGPRRLADTPVFNTGVARRHSDGSFAGMVSIALKSSYFNAFYRDLLGGASTPMTMALARSDGAVIASYPPPPAAAEAYRALSFGDEHSDPRGGVVRVRHDAGSEIVAYRQVGSYPVYVTCAYRTSAIWHEWYEHLSVLFLSMFAPSVALWSVIWLSLKRLKAEEEAWDRWQAEASMRRSIESAYRQSRKMQALGNLVGSVAHDFNNLLMIISSNVQIVRRREAQHLDKELGAIERALKNGQSLTRQLLGVARKQPLHNETIDVGQWVGTCRELLKTSLGSKSSLVVAIEPGVWPIRVDVAELELAVINLAVNARDAMAAGGRFTVGARNVTLRREDGFPLTGDFVQISLDDTGSGMAPDVLARAFEPLFTTKAQGMGTGLGLPQVFAFCERSGGLATIDSAVGAGTSVRLYLPRARAEDVVARPPAVAHDAGTGALAGLHVLLVEDNSEVAAGTEALLSLLGHRVTYAPTADDALSLVEAAPADDGFDLVISDIHMPGRLNGIDLAEAVEKRPEKLPVILVTGYAEELDRTRTVNVRVLSKPFDIALLDEILLGIRDTRDARDARHAAGA